The Mycolicibacterium duvalii DNA window GATCAGCGTCGACTCGTTTCGCGGTCACCGCTATCGGCAGACCGTCGACGAGCACCGCGCCGACCTGCCGGCGCTGCACCGGGTGTGGACCGCCGCCGAGGCGTTGGCGTTGCCTCGGCGTGCGGTGGACGATGACATCGTCGACGAGTTGACCTCCGGGGTGCGGGCCGGCACCGACCTGGCGATCATGTTCACCTCCGGCAGCCGCGGCGCGCCCAAGGGCGTCCTGCACAGTCACGGCAATGCGTTGCGTGCCGTGCGGTCCGGGCTGGCGGCACGCTGCGTGACGGCCGAGTCCCGGCTGTATCTGCCGATGCCGCTCTTCTGGGTCGGCGGCTTCGGCGCCGGCGCGCTGACAGCGCTGGTCAGCGGAGCCACCCTGGTCACCGAACCCGTCCCGACACCGGAGTCCACGCTGCGCCTGCTCGAACGGGAGCGGGTCACGTTGTTTCGCGGCTGGCCCAGCCAGGCCGAAGCCCTGGCCTCGCGGCTCGACTCCGTGCGGGCCGACCTGTCGGCGCTGCGCCCCGGCAGCCTGGACGCACTGCTGCCCGAACACCTACGCAGTGCCCAAGGCGCCCGCGCCAACCTGTTCGGCATGACCGAATCCTTTGGGCCGTACTGCGGCTATCCCGCCGACACCGACATGCCGCGATCGGCGTGGGGCAGCTGCGGAAAGCCCTTCCCGGGAATGGATGTCCGCATCGTCGACCCGGACACGGGTGCCCCGGCGCCGACGGGACGGGTCGGGGAGATCCAGATCCGCGGGCCACACGTGCTGCGCGGGCTCCTCGCCCGCCCGCGCCCAGCCGTGTTCACCGCCGACGAGTACTACCCGACCGGCGACCTCGGCCGCTTCGATGCCGACGGATACCTGTTCTTCCAGGGCAGATCCGACGACATGTTCAAGGTCAGCGGAGCCACGGTGTATCCCGGCGAGGTCGAGGATGCGTTGCGCTCCATCGCCGGGGTCCGGGCGGTGGCCGTCACCGACGTACCGGGACCGCGCGGCCCCCAGGTGGGCGCGATGGTCGCCTGCGACGACACCATCGAGGACCTGCGGGCGGCGGCGCGAAACCTGCTGAGCAGCTTCAAGGTGCCCACCGTCTGGATCCGCACCGACGACGAAACCGACATCCCACGCGGCCCGACAGGCAAGATCGACGTCGCCGCGCTGCGAGCCAGACTCGCCGGGCGGTGACTCAGACGATCTCGCGTCGTCGCAGCCCGTCGACATCGGCCGCGCCGTAGCCGATCTCGGCGAGCACCTCCTCCGTGTGCTCGCCGAGCAGCGGGGCGCGGCGCCGGATCACCCCGGGGGTCGCCGACAGCCGAAACGGGGTCTCGACGATCGGGACGCCCGTTCCGACGCCGGGAAACGGCACCCGCTGCAGGTATCCCATCGCCTGCACATGTGGATCGTCGAGGACTTCCCGGGTCGAGAGCATCGGCGCCGCAGGGAGTTTGGCGGCCTGCAGCGCGTCCAGCACGTCGGCTTTGGTGCGTTCGGCGCACCACGATGCCATGACGGCGTTGAGTTCGTCGCCGTGTTTCCAGCGCAGATCGTCGTCGGCGAATCTCGG harbors:
- a CDS encoding class I adenylate-forming enzyme family protein — its product is MADATVDQALRRQARQRADHPAVIDPADRVTFGELELSTRTVAAGLLQAGVNRGARVGLLMPNGVDWVRLAFAVTRIGAVLVPLSTLLAPPELLAQLRRASVGHLISVDSFRGHRYRQTVDEHRADLPALHRVWTAAEALALPRRAVDDDIVDELTSGVRAGTDLAIMFTSGSRGAPKGVLHSHGNALRAVRSGLAARCVTAESRLYLPMPLFWVGGFGAGALTALVSGATLVTEPVPTPESTLRLLERERVTLFRGWPSQAEALASRLDSVRADLSALRPGSLDALLPEHLRSAQGARANLFGMTESFGPYCGYPADTDMPRSAWGSCGKPFPGMDVRIVDPDTGAPAPTGRVGEIQIRGPHVLRGLLARPRPAVFTADEYYPTGDLGRFDADGYLFFQGRSDDMFKVSGATVYPGEVEDALRSIAGVRAVAVTDVPGPRGPQVGAMVACDDTIEDLRAAARNLLSSFKVPTVWIRTDDETDIPRGPTGKIDVAALRARLAGR